From the genome of Vicia villosa cultivar HV-30 ecotype Madison, WI linkage group LG2, Vvil1.0, whole genome shotgun sequence, one region includes:
- the LOC131652383 gene encoding adenine phosphoribosyltransferase 3-like has product MSVYTNQDPRLHGIKTKIRVVPNFPKSGIMFQDITTLLLDPKAFKDTIDLFVERYKGKNISVVAGIEARGFIFGPPIALAIGAKFVPLRKPNKLPGKVISQEYILEYGSDCLEMHVGAVEADERAIVVDDLIATGGTLCAAMDLLERVGAEVVECACVIELPELKGRERLNGKQLYVLVEYF; this is encoded by the exons ATGTCAGTTTACACAAACCAGGATCCTCGTCTTCACGGTATCAAAACCAAAATCCGTGTCGTCCCCAACTTTCCTAAATCCG GTATCATGTTCCAAGACATTACCACGTTGTTACTGGATCCCAAAGCTTTCAAAGACACAATTGATTTGTTCGTTGAACGTTACAAAGGCAAAAACatttctgttgttgcag GAATTGAAGCTCGAGGTTTCATTTTTGGTCCTCCCATTGCCCTGGCAATAGGAGCAAAGTTTGTACCACTGAGAAAACCAAATAAGTTGCCCG GCAAAGTTATATCCCAAGAATATATTCTGGAATATGGTAGCGATtgtcttgaaatgcatgttggagCTGTTGAAGCTGATGAACGTgctattgttgttgatgatttgatTGCAACCGGTGGAACACTCTGTGCAGCTATGGATTTACTTG aACGTGTTGGAGCTGAGGTAGTGGAGTGTGCATGTGTTATTGAATTGCCAGAACTAAAG